A portion of the Flavobacteriales bacterium genome contains these proteins:
- a CDS encoding phospholipase D family protein — MSKFITGKALETAIYDIIWDTKETLLIVSPFIKLDDYFKELFDKHENNPNIHLLIVFGKNENEVSRSMSEDDFDYFKKFLNVSIVYASNLHAKYYGNETKGIITSINLYDYSFKNNIEFGVYSEQGLLDRFKTSADVDAWNECKKIAETNEVVFIKRPVYQTKKFIVNLGKNYVKSDVIYDSTEQFYKNRRNRESSDKRLNDFPTTLELGSTVKARPKRIVEEEAPKKEVKKEYKRKNYHSNTGYCIRTGIEIPYNPYSPLSYDAWQVWVQFEDYDFPEQYCHRTGKRSYGKTSMRKPELSAW; from the coding sequence ATGAGCAAGTTTATAACAGGAAAAGCATTAGAAACAGCCATTTACGATATTATATGGGATACAAAAGAAACATTATTAATTGTATCTCCTTTTATAAAGTTAGATGACTATTTTAAAGAGTTATTTGATAAACATGAAAACAATCCGAATATTCACTTACTAATCGTATTTGGAAAAAACGAAAATGAAGTCAGTAGAAGTATGAGTGAAGACGACTTTGATTACTTTAAAAAGTTTCTTAATGTTAGTATTGTCTATGCTTCTAACCTACATGCAAAATATTATGGTAATGAAACCAAGGGGATAATTACTTCAATTAATTTATATGACTATTCCTTTAAAAACAACATTGAATTTGGAGTCTACTCTGAACAAGGTTTATTAGATCGATTTAAAACCTCTGCTGATGTTGATGCTTGGAATGAGTGTAAAAAAATTGCAGAAACAAATGAAGTTGTTTTTATCAAAAGACCTGTTTATCAAACTAAAAAGTTTATCGTTAACCTGGGAAAAAACTATGTTAAATCAGATGTTATTTATGATTCCACAGAGCAATTCTATAAGAATAGAAGAAATAGAGAATCCTCTGATAAAAGACTAAATGACTTTCCAACAACTTTAGAACTAGGATCAACTGTTAAAGCACGTCCAAAGCGAATAGTCGAGGAAGAAGCGCCTAAAAAAGAAGTTAAAAAAGAATACAAACGAAAAAACTACCATTCTAACACTGGTTATTGCATCAGAACTGGAATAGAAATTCCATACAACCCTTATTCCCCATTATCTTATGATGCATGGCAAGTATGGGTTCAATTCGAAGACTACGATTTCCCTGAACAATATTGTCATAGAACAGGAAAACGTTCTTATGGAAAAACTTCAATGCGAAAGCCAGAACTAAGTGCTTGGTAA
- a CDS encoding hydroxymethylglutaryl-CoA lyase, which yields MIHVTECPRDAMQGIKDFIPTDLKVKYINSILKVGFDVVDVGSFVSPKAIPQMRDTKEVLQKINFKDSSSKLLTIVANKRGAEDAVQFDEVTYLGFPFSISETFQQRNINSTIQESLQRLEEVQNLCVKHNKKMMTYFSMAFGNPYGDEWSAHIVAHWAERLMHDYGIKNLALSDTIGASNPDTITMLFNKLVPEFPEVNIGAHLHTTPDTWEEKVDAAVKSGCVRFDGAIKGYGGCPMAKDDLTGNMPTENILAYLNKNNIDHHLDAEAFQEAMHISNEIFLH from the coding sequence ATGATACACGTAACGGAATGCCCAAGGGATGCCATGCAAGGGATAAAAGATTTTATTCCAACGGATTTAAAGGTTAAATACATCAATTCGATTTTAAAAGTAGGTTTTGATGTCGTAGATGTTGGAAGTTTTGTATCCCCTAAAGCAATTCCTCAGATGCGTGATACCAAAGAGGTGCTTCAAAAAATTAATTTTAAAGATTCAAGTTCTAAGCTATTGACGATTGTGGCCAATAAACGAGGAGCAGAAGATGCAGTACAATTTGATGAAGTAACGTATTTAGGCTTTCCTTTTTCGATCTCGGAGACGTTTCAGCAACGGAACATCAACTCAACGATACAGGAATCATTGCAACGTTTAGAAGAAGTTCAAAACTTATGTGTTAAGCACAATAAAAAGATGATGACCTACTTTTCTATGGCATTTGGAAATCCTTATGGAGATGAGTGGAGCGCACATATCGTTGCGCATTGGGCAGAACGTCTAATGCATGATTATGGGATTAAGAATTTGGCTTTATCCGATACTATTGGAGCTTCAAATCCAGATACGATTACCATGTTGTTTAATAAGTTAGTACCAGAGTTTCCCGAAGTCAATATAGGAGCGCATTTACATACCACTCCAGATACTTGGGAAGAAAAGGTAGATGCAGCCGTTAAAAGTGGTTGTGTCCGTTTTGATGGCGCAATAAAAGGTTATGGAGGTTGTCCAATGGCAAAAGATGATTTAACAGGGAATATGCCTACTGAAAACATTTTAGCTTATTTGAATAAAAACAATATTGACCATCATCTTGATGCTGAAGCTTTTCAAGAAGCCATGCATATTTCCAACGAAATATTCTTACATTAG
- a CDS encoding phosphodiester glycosidase family protein, which produces MIKRIVFVGLLLVLLLISATQLNVDTTRDTPRIISHEVNLSETTLQFFHKNKEGKPYSNAGDLKHHLKKEGKELLFAMNGGMYLKDQSPQGLYIENGKVIKSTDQTQEAYGNFYMQPNGVFLIEKNNKARVVPTKELTLTKDVLYATQSGPMLVIDGKLHPKFNQGSTSLFVRNGVGVLPNGNLLFAISKERINFYDFASYFKNQGCQNALYLDGFVSRMYLPAKKWEQTDGGFGVIIAEIK; this is translated from the coding sequence ATGATAAAAAGAATTGTATTCGTTGGTTTGTTATTGGTGTTACTATTGATTAGTGCTACTCAATTAAATGTGGATACAACTAGAGACACCCCTCGTATCATCAGTCACGAAGTCAACTTATCCGAAACGACACTACAATTTTTTCATAAAAATAAAGAGGGAAAGCCTTATAGTAACGCAGGGGATTTAAAACACCATTTGAAAAAAGAAGGAAAGGAGTTGTTATTTGCCATGAATGGCGGAATGTACTTGAAAGATCAATCTCCACAAGGACTGTATATCGAAAATGGGAAAGTGATTAAATCAACTGATCAAACACAAGAGGCGTATGGAAACTTTTATATGCAGCCCAATGGCGTATTTTTAATAGAAAAGAACAACAAAGCTCGAGTGGTTCCAACCAAAGAATTAACGTTAACCAAAGACGTTCTTTATGCAACCCAATCAGGTCCCATGTTGGTTATTGATGGCAAATTACATCCCAAATTCAATCAAGGTTCCACCAGTTTATTTGTGCGAAATGGAGTAGGAGTATTGCCGAATGGAAATCTATTGTTTGCCATTTCAAAAGAACGCATTAATTTTTATGATTTTGCCAGCTACTTTAAGAATCAGGGTTGTCAAAATGCATTGTATTTAGACGGTTTTGTTTCTAGGATGTATTTACCTGCTAAAAAATGGGAGCAAACCGATGGAGGTTTTGGTGTTATCATTGCTGAGATAAAGTAA
- a CDS encoding carboxymuconolactone decarboxylase family protein — MAKFNVPSRGEVSASNQTIFDNLEKGLGFVPNLYAYYAKNDTALADYLALQNRKSTLSAKEREIVNLVVSEYNGCRYCQSAHTLIGKMNGLSEDQVLEVRGGTATFNEKLHALAVFTLSTISNRGRATEEAKNLFFEAGYTEANMIDVVIVIGDKVISNFIHNLAGFEIDFPLAPALESVNA, encoded by the coding sequence ATGGCAAAATTTAATGTTCCTAGCAGAGGAGAAGTATCTGCAAGCAATCAAACAATTTTTGATAACCTAGAAAAGGGCTTAGGATTTGTTCCTAATTTATATGCGTATTACGCAAAAAACGATACCGCATTAGCCGATTATTTAGCTTTACAAAACAGAAAATCAACCCTATCTGCAAAAGAACGAGAAATCGTTAATTTGGTCGTTAGTGAATATAACGGTTGTCGTTATTGTCAATCTGCACACACGTTAATTGGTAAAATGAACGGTTTGTCTGAAGATCAAGTTTTGGAAGTTCGTGGTGGAACTGCAACTTTCAATGAAAAATTACATGCTTTAGCAGTTTTTACCTTGTCGACGATCAGTAACAGAGGAAGGGCAACTGAAGAAGCCAAAAACTTGTTTTTTGAAGCAGGATATACCGAAGCAAATATGATCGATGTAGTAATTGTAATAGGAGATAAGGTCATCAGTAATTTTATACACAATTTAGCAGGTTTCGAAATTGACTTTCCTCTAGCCCCAGCATTAGAATCAGTCAACGCATAA
- a CDS encoding helix-turn-helix transcriptional regulator codes for MVYEGALGEYLNVDEITSNQNCHILKEKLESGLTLLWFENDNSIIEIDNVRHCFHKNEVVFLTEFHQVVPIAVSEVKMIRFNRAFYCIIDHDSEVSCKGLLFFGANQLPVIQLDGLELEKIETLWKMFLLEMQSVDNLQLEMLQMMLKRFLILCTRIYKANHLTQLPENNKVDLVREFNFLVEQHFKEKHTVVEYAELLYKSPKTIANLFKKYANKSPLQYIQERRMLEARRLLRFTDYTIKEVAYEIGFKDIQTFSRFFKKMEGVAPRAFKEKV; via the coding sequence ATGGTATATGAAGGGGCTTTAGGCGAGTATTTAAATGTTGATGAAATCACAAGTAATCAGAATTGCCATATCCTTAAGGAAAAACTAGAAAGTGGTTTAACTTTATTGTGGTTCGAAAATGATAATTCAATTATTGAAATTGATAATGTTAGACATTGCTTTCATAAAAATGAAGTTGTTTTTCTTACAGAGTTTCACCAGGTTGTTCCAATAGCTGTTTCAGAGGTAAAGATGATTCGATTTAACCGTGCTTTTTATTGCATCATAGATCATGATAGTGAAGTCAGTTGTAAAGGATTGCTGTTTTTTGGAGCGAATCAATTACCAGTAATACAACTGGATGGACTCGAATTGGAAAAAATAGAGACGTTATGGAAGATGTTTTTGCTCGAAATGCAATCGGTTGATAACCTACAATTAGAAATGTTGCAAATGATGTTAAAACGTTTTTTGATTTTATGTACGAGAATTTATAAAGCGAACCATCTTACCCAATTACCAGAGAATAACAAAGTAGATCTTGTCCGAGAGTTTAACTTTTTGGTGGAACAACATTTTAAAGAAAAACACACGGTTGTTGAATATGCCGAGTTACTTTATAAATCTCCCAAAACAATTGCTAACCTGTTTAAAAAGTATGCGAATAAATCACCTTTACAATATATTCAGGAACGAAGAATGTTAGAGGCCAGACGTTTGTTGAGGTTTACTGATTATACGATAAAAGAGGTGGCTTATGAAATTGGTTTCAAAGATATTCAAACATTTAGTCGCTTTTTTAAGAAAATGGAGGGGGTAGCACCGCGAGCATTTAAGGAAAAAGTGTAG
- a CDS encoding glycosyltransferase 87 family protein, translated as MQKILQNKQLIIWGAIFSLLVVYLGYAVTRDMEWALIGCFGGLFILYGLWFIPAIKTRLFENKWSVKQMLLIAIGLRGLLFFTTPNLSDDYFRFVWDGNMIVNGTNPFEYQPNAFVFQDTENHHYLKEKVLEGATKTFPGGMNSKDYYSVYPPFNQLVFTVSSWLAGNDLQLNIYFLRFFILLFEVGALYLFVALLKLFELPEDQVFLYAFNPLVIIELTQNIHFEGVTIFWVLFAVYQLLKNRTLLAGVVYALAVTTKLVPLLFLPLFLLKIPFKKLVVFYTTIGVAVVLLFVPFLGIDLLETFGSSIRLYFKTFEFNASLYYVLREIGYWNVGYNTIHVIGKYTPMVVLGSVLLLIALNIRKKKIVQVFKLIVWALLIYYSLASIVHPWYAIYLLAFAVFTNYRFPIVWSGAIILSYTAYREIGEVNEIPWLVLLEYLLVLVAVIWDLYPKRKLLA; from the coding sequence ATGCAAAAAATCTTACAAAATAAACAGCTAATTATTTGGGGAGCAATCTTCTCTTTATTGGTCGTCTACCTAGGCTATGCTGTAACCAGAGATATGGAATGGGCATTAATTGGATGTTTTGGAGGACTTTTTATTTTATATGGTTTATGGTTTATTCCCGCAATTAAAACGCGATTATTTGAAAATAAATGGTCGGTGAAGCAAATGCTACTCATTGCAATAGGTTTAAGAGGGCTTCTGTTTTTTACAACCCCTAATTTATCTGATGATTATTTCCGCTTTGTTTGGGATGGGAATATGATTGTTAATGGAACGAACCCTTTTGAATATCAACCCAATGCTTTTGTTTTTCAGGATACAGAAAACCATCATTACCTAAAAGAAAAAGTCTTAGAAGGTGCTACCAAAACTTTTCCAGGTGGAATGAACTCTAAAGATTATTATTCTGTTTATCCACCATTTAACCAATTGGTTTTTACGGTTTCTAGCTGGTTAGCAGGGAATGATCTTCAACTCAATATCTATTTCTTAAGATTTTTTATTCTCCTATTCGAAGTTGGGGCTCTATACCTATTCGTTGCTTTATTAAAGTTGTTTGAGCTCCCAGAAGACCAAGTCTTCCTCTATGCATTTAATCCATTAGTTATTATTGAACTCACTCAGAATATTCACTTTGAAGGAGTAACCATCTTTTGGGTGCTGTTTGCCGTCTATCAGTTACTGAAAAATAGAACGCTTTTAGCAGGTGTAGTTTATGCGTTGGCGGTAACAACCAAGTTAGTCCCACTATTGTTTTTGCCTTTGTTTTTATTGAAGATCCCGTTTAAAAAATTAGTAGTGTTTTATACGACCATCGGAGTTGCTGTTGTTTTACTATTTGTTCCGTTTTTAGGAATAGATTTGCTAGAGACATTTGGTTCAAGTATTCGTTTATATTTCAAAACATTTGAGTTTAATGCATCGCTTTATTATGTGTTAAGAGAAATCGGCTATTGGAATGTGGGCTATAATACAATTCATGTAATAGGAAAATATACACCTATGGTTGTGCTAGGAAGTGTTTTATTACTAATTGCATTAAATATCAGAAAGAAAAAAATAGTTCAGGTTTTCAAATTAATAGTATGGGCATTGCTCATTTATTATTCATTGGCTTCAATTGTTCACCCTTGGTATGCAATTTATTTATTAGCATTTGCAGTATTTACCAACTATCGTTTTCCTATAGTTTGGTCAGGAGCCATTATTTTGAGTTATACAGCTTATCGTGAAATAGGTGAAGTGAATGAAATCCCTTGGTTAGTTTTATTAGAATATCTCCTTGTTTTAGTAGCTGTTATTTGGGATTTGTATCCTAAAAGAAAATTGTTGGCTTAA
- a CDS encoding glycosyltransferase yields the protein MAYLVFGLYFLFLLFIFLYSVVAFYLTILYLRSKSKPKKQGNLSILLENNYPKITVQLPVYNEMYVIERLIDAVCQFNYPSDKLEIQVLDDSNDETVVIIANKVAEWQTKGVDIQYIRREDRKGFKAGALDYGLKQCKGEFIAIFDADFVPDSDFLMKTIFPFVKNEKIGVVQTRWGHLNQNYSLLTRLQAFALNAHFRVEQVGRNKGKHFINFNGTAGIWRKKCIEDAGGWSADTLTEDLDLSYRAQLKGWVFKYIEKVVVPAELPIDMAGLKNQQFRWSKGAAECTRKNLGKVLSSSDLSLWTKFTAVFHLMNSSVYIVIAGLIVLSVPLVKIGMEDPRYASYYPYFGFFLINTFFLGFMYFIATKDEDKNTAVEFLKFIIFFPVFLTTMLGLTTYNFIAVLEGYLGIKSPFVRTPKYNLKSTEEKWSIKQYAKTFISPLLFIDLGVIAYAILGITLSYQSGNLSMLLFLVMVVCGFSYTLLLSLKHSFR from the coding sequence ATGGCATATTTAGTTTTTGGTTTGTACTTTCTCTTTTTGCTGTTTATTTTTTTATACAGTGTCGTTGCGTTTTACCTAACAATACTTTATTTAAGAAGTAAGTCTAAACCTAAAAAACAAGGGAATCTTTCCATTTTATTGGAAAACAATTATCCTAAAATTACGGTGCAATTGCCTGTTTATAACGAGATGTATGTGATAGAGCGTTTAATAGATGCTGTTTGCCAGTTTAATTACCCTTCAGATAAATTAGAAATACAAGTTTTAGACGATTCAAATGATGAAACAGTAGTTATTATTGCAAATAAAGTTGCAGAGTGGCAAACGAAAGGAGTCGATATTCAATACATTAGGAGAGAAGATCGAAAAGGCTTTAAGGCTGGAGCTTTAGATTATGGGCTAAAACAATGCAAGGGAGAATTCATCGCAATTTTTGATGCTGATTTTGTTCCAGATTCTGACTTTTTGATGAAGACCATTTTTCCTTTTGTAAAAAATGAAAAAATTGGAGTAGTACAGACCCGTTGGGGGCATTTGAATCAAAATTATTCTTTGCTAACCCGTCTCCAGGCTTTTGCATTAAATGCACATTTTAGAGTAGAGCAAGTCGGTAGAAATAAAGGAAAACACTTTATTAATTTTAATGGTACAGCCGGAATTTGGCGTAAAAAATGTATTGAAGATGCAGGAGGTTGGTCAGCAGATACGCTTACAGAAGATTTGGATTTAAGTTATCGTGCACAATTAAAAGGTTGGGTTTTTAAATACATCGAAAAAGTTGTGGTTCCAGCTGAGCTGCCAATAGATATGGCAGGACTAAAGAACCAACAATTTAGATGGTCAAAAGGGGCAGCTGAATGTACTAGAAAGAATTTGGGTAAGGTTTTAAGTAGTTCAGATTTAAGTTTATGGACCAAGTTTACGGCTGTTTTTCATTTAATGAATAGTTCCGTTTATATCGTTATTGCTGGATTGATTGTACTGAGTGTACCATTAGTTAAAATCGGAATGGAGGATCCTAGATATGCCAGCTATTATCCATACTTTGGGTTCTTCTTAATCAATACCTTTTTCTTAGGTTTTATGTATTTTATTGCCACTAAAGATGAAGATAAAAATACCGCTGTAGAATTCTTGAAATTTATAATTTTCTTCCCAGTGTTTTTAACCACAATGTTAGGGTTAACAACCTATAATTTTATTGCAGTATTAGAAGGGTATTTAGGGATTAAGTCTCCGTTTGTAAGAACACCTAAATATAATTTAAAATCAACAGAAGAAAAATGGTCGATTAAACAATATGCAAAAACCTTTATCTCTCCTTTACTATTCATAGATTTAGGGGTGATTGCCTATGCAATATTGGGGATTACACTTTCTTATCAATCGGGTAATTTAAGTATGCTTTTGTTTTTAGTTATGGTTGTTTGCGGTTTTTCTTATACCTTGCTATTGTCTTTAAAGCATTCTTTTCGATGA
- a CDS encoding FAD-binding protein: MRELQIRVLPKEAADPDILKQKVAYELGIKSSEIQHIELLKRSIDARKFPVFYQLKLGVYIQEKFEPVIFENNYLDVTEASTVVHIVGSGPAGLFAALEALKIGVKPIVFERGKDVKTRRRDLAAINKEGKVNTESNYCYGEGGAGTYSDGKLYTRSKKRGSVQEVLKTLVIHGAPQTIMVDAHPHIGTNKLPKLIENIRETIIAKGGEIHFESKMTDIHVEGNRLRGITINEKEVVEVEHLVLATGHSARDIYSLLHDKKIGLEFKSFALGVRIEHTQQLIDQIQYKTQDRGDFLPPASYSLVSQVEDRGVYSFCMCPGGIIAPCATGEEEVVTNGWSPSKRNNPYSNSGIVTEVRLEDIPQFHKYGALAGMYFQKSIEKRAWELAGKTQQVPAQRLMDFIKGKRSKDLPKTSYHPGVVSVELDKVFPPFITKSLREGLKDFGRKMKGYMTNEAVLHATESRTSSPVRIPRDKELLQHPQVQGLYPCGEGAGYAGGIVSAAIDGIKVMQQIKAVKEI, from the coding sequence ATGCGAGAACTACAAATAAGAGTATTACCCAAAGAAGCAGCAGATCCCGATATCTTAAAGCAAAAAGTGGCTTATGAATTAGGGATAAAGTCATCAGAGATTCAACACATAGAACTACTTAAACGCTCTATTGATGCTAGAAAATTTCCTGTTTTTTATCAGTTGAAATTAGGGGTGTATATCCAAGAGAAATTTGAACCTGTTATTTTTGAAAACAATTATTTAGATGTCACAGAAGCATCGACAGTTGTACATATTGTTGGAAGTGGCCCTGCCGGTTTGTTTGCTGCATTAGAAGCATTAAAAATTGGAGTTAAACCCATAGTTTTTGAACGTGGTAAAGATGTCAAAACACGCCGAAGAGATTTGGCAGCCATTAATAAAGAAGGGAAAGTAAATACCGAGTCCAACTATTGTTATGGAGAAGGTGGAGCAGGAACTTATTCTGATGGGAAATTGTATACGCGTTCCAAAAAAAGGGGAAGTGTTCAAGAAGTGTTAAAAACTTTAGTGATCCATGGTGCTCCTCAAACCATTATGGTTGATGCTCATCCACATATTGGAACGAATAAATTACCCAAATTGATCGAGAATATTCGAGAAACGATTATCGCTAAAGGAGGAGAAATTCATTTTGAAAGTAAAATGACGGATATTCACGTAGAAGGAAATCGTTTAAGAGGGATTACCATCAATGAAAAAGAGGTTGTTGAAGTAGAACATTTGGTATTGGCAACAGGACATTCTGCACGTGATATTTATTCGCTTTTACACGATAAAAAGATAGGGCTAGAATTTAAATCGTTTGCTTTAGGTGTTCGAATAGAACACACCCAACAATTAATTGATCAAATTCAATATAAAACTCAGGATCGTGGTGATTTTTTACCTCCTGCTTCTTATAGTTTAGTGAGCCAAGTCGAAGATAGAGGAGTGTATTCATTTTGTATGTGTCCTGGTGGTATTATTGCTCCTTGTGCTACAGGTGAAGAGGAAGTGGTGACCAATGGTTGGTCTCCTAGTAAGCGAAATAATCCATACTCTAATTCAGGGATTGTAACAGAAGTAAGGTTAGAAGATATTCCCCAATTTCATAAATATGGGGCTTTGGCAGGGATGTATTTTCAAAAAAGCATAGAAAAAAGAGCGTGGGAGTTGGCTGGAAAGACACAACAGGTTCCTGCTCAACGTTTGATGGATTTTATCAAAGGAAAACGTTCAAAAGATCTACCTAAAACATCGTACCATCCTGGAGTTGTGTCCGTAGAATTAGATAAGGTATTTCCTCCATTTATTACAAAATCACTTAGAGAGGGCTTAAAAGATTTTGGAAGAAAGATGAAAGGGTATATGACCAATGAAGCAGTATTACACGCTACAGAATCACGGACATCATCTCCTGTTAGAATTCCGAGAGACAAAGAGCTTTTACAACATCCTCAAGTACAAGGTTTATACCCATGTGGAGAAGGTGCTGGTTATGCAGGTGGTATCGTTTCTGCGGCTATTGATGGAATCAAAGTCATGCAACAAATTAAAGCAGTTAAAGAGATCTAA
- a CDS encoding acyltransferase yields MRTYYTSIDFLRGVAALLVAFFHFTHHQSIHGTLLSEDDWIYKIGHFGQYGVHLFFVISGFVIPYSMVKHNYTIPKIGKFLLKRITRIEPPYLLSMLWVLLSGIGFAVYLGNDIVLEWKRIALHLGYFIPFSEEHWFNDVYWTLAIEFQYYLLIAFTFPLFFHQKDLIRTIALGSMALFPFLGYDGFLVAYTPIFGMGIVGALVQLNKITKASFFFWVVVFFGAILFFKGGIIAGICLLTLFIIVGMHIKTKSSDFLGKISYSVYLTHGELGGKFIYFLLPFCPTSSIQSYLLLIGAILFSIFGAWIFYLVVEAPSKRLASKIKL; encoded by the coding sequence ATGAGAACCTATTATACGTCCATAGATTTTTTAAGAGGAGTAGCAGCTTTATTAGTTGCTTTTTTTCATTTTACACATCACCAAAGTATTCATGGAACACTTTTGTCGGAAGATGATTGGATCTATAAAATAGGGCATTTTGGTCAATATGGTGTACATTTATTTTTTGTGATCTCTGGATTTGTGATTCCTTATTCAATGGTGAAACACAATTATACCATTCCCAAAATAGGGAAGTTTTTATTGAAGAGAATAACCAGAATAGAACCGCCTTATTTATTGTCAATGCTTTGGGTTTTATTGTCAGGTATAGGCTTTGCGGTATATTTAGGAAACGACATTGTGCTAGAATGGAAAAGAATCGCTTTGCACCTGGGGTATTTCATTCCTTTTTCTGAGGAACATTGGTTTAATGATGTTTACTGGACCTTAGCGATAGAGTTTCAATATTATTTATTAATTGCCTTTACTTTTCCCTTGTTTTTTCATCAAAAAGATTTGATTAGAACAATAGCACTGGGGAGTATGGCTTTATTTCCTTTTTTAGGATACGATGGTTTTTTAGTGGCTTATACTCCTATTTTTGGAATGGGAATAGTTGGAGCTTTGGTCCAATTAAATAAAATTACCAAAGCCTCTTTTTTCTTTTGGGTCGTTGTGTTTTTTGGGGCTATCCTCTTCTTTAAAGGTGGAATTATTGCTGGAATTTGCTTACTAACACTTTTTATTATTGTTGGTATGCACATTAAAACGAAAAGCTCAGATTTCTTAGGGAAAATATCATACTCTGTTTATTTAACCCATGGAGAATTAGGAGGGAAGTTTATTTACTTTTTACTCCCATTTTGCCCAACATCGTCAATTCAAAGCTATTTATTGTTAATTGGTGCAATCTTATTTTCTATCTTTGGCGCGTGGATCTTTTATTTGGTAGTAGAAGCTCCATCTAAACGTTTAGCATCGAAAATAAAATTGTAA
- a CDS encoding PorT family protein, producing the protein MKKGVLLLLVSFCAMYTLAQQVQMMNLRDFDKRAFHFGFALGYNSSDFYLDRDVLEDFERDSLLVLDVERRPGFNLGIVSSLDVSPTFKIRFLPTLSFQERNLAYTYAYQGDSSVQWNKKVESTFLDFPLVMKFRTERIKNFAAYCLAGGRFGLDMASNKDVKNSNASLKDQIVKITKPDYGFEVGGGIDLFLEYFKFGIELKLSTGLKNVLIQENTQFSTPIDRLRTKMWTLSFTFEG; encoded by the coding sequence ATGAAAAAAGGGGTACTGCTATTACTTGTTTCTTTTTGTGCAATGTATACATTGGCACAACAGGTTCAGATGATGAACCTTAGAGACTTTGATAAAAGAGCCTTTCACTTTGGTTTTGCGTTAGGCTATAATTCCAGTGATTTCTATTTGGATAGAGATGTTTTAGAAGATTTTGAACGAGATTCGTTATTGGTACTAGATGTAGAAAGAAGACCAGGATTTAACTTAGGGATAGTCTCTTCATTAGATGTTTCTCCTACGTTTAAAATTCGATTTTTGCCTACGCTATCATTTCAAGAAAGAAATTTAGCTTATACCTATGCTTATCAGGGAGATTCTTCTGTACAATGGAATAAAAAAGTAGAATCGACTTTTTTAGATTTTCCTCTGGTTATGAAATTTAGAACAGAGCGTATCAAAAACTTTGCAGCTTATTGTTTGGCAGGTGGCCGTTTTGGACTAGATATGGCATCAAATAAGGATGTGAAAAATTCAAATGCCTCTTTAAAAGATCAAATTGTGAAAATTACCAAACCAGATTATGGGTTTGAAGTAGGAGGAGGAATTGATTTATTTTTAGAATATTTTAAATTTGGTATAGAACTAAAGTTGTCAACGGGGTTAAAAAATGTTTTGATACAGGAAAATACACAGTTCTCAACTCCTATTGATCGATTACGGACGAAAATGTGGACCCTTTCATTTACATTTGAAGGATAA